From the genome of Pseudomonas bubulae:
CAAGCCCGCTCCCACAAATGACCTGTGCCGGGTTGCGAGGCGGTGTTTCAACCCGAATCCAAGTGCTTGAGCCCATTCATTTTTTTATTCTTGCCGCAGCGGTTGTAAGTTTTTCTCAGACAGGTACAATGGCGCCGTTCGCTGCTAAGCGGATGTTGTTATGGTGACCCTATCGGTCCCCCCGCAACGATTACCCGTGAACCTGGTCAGATCCGGAAGGAAGCAGCCACAGCGGGAACATTGTGTGCCGGGGTGTGGCTGGTGGGGTTGCCTCCATTTTAAACCCGCAGTTCTGTCGGGTTCGAACCAAACTCCAAATCTTGCAGTCAGGCCTTGTTCGACGGTCAAAAGACCGGGCGATGATTTTCTGTGCGTGGGTAAAAAGGTCTATGCCAAGGCTGCGCGCAGTTAAACGTGCGCATCGGATGCAATTTTGCCCTTGCTCCGCTAGCATTAGCCCCCTCCGCTTTTCTGACGCGACGGTTATCAATGAGTTATCAGGTTCTTGCACGTAAATGGCGTCCGCGCTCGTTCCGCGAAATGGTCGGCCAGACCCATGTGCTCAAGGCTCTGATCAATGCCCTGGACAGTCAGCGCCTGCACCACGCTTACCTTTTCACCGGTACCCGTGGCGTCGGCAAGACCACCATTGCGCGGATCATCGCCAAATGCCTGAACTGTGAAACAGGTATCACCTCGACTCCCTGTGGCGAGTGCTCCGTGTGCCGTGAAATCGATGAAGGGCGCTTTGTCGACCTGATCGAAATCGACGCCGCCAGCCGCACCAAGGTCGAGGACACCCGCGAACTGCTCGACAACGTGCAGTACGCGCCGAGCCGCGGGCGCTTCAAGGTCTACCTGATTGACGAAGTGCACATGCTCTCCAGCCATTCGTTCAATGCGCTGCTCAAGACCCTTGAAGAGCCGCCGCCTTACGTCAAGTTCATCCTCGCGACCACCGACCCGCAGAAATTGCCGGCCACGATCCTGTCGCGCTGCCTGCAGTTTTCGCTGAAGAACATGACGCCCGAGCGCGTGGTCGAGCATTTGACCCACGTTCTCAGTGTCGAAAATGTGCCGTTTGAAGATGATGCGCTGTGGCTGCTCGGTCGCGCCGCCGATGGCTCGATGCGTGATGCCATGAGCCTCACCGATCAGGCCATTGCCTTCGGTGAGGGCAAGGTACTGGCGGGTGATGTGCGGGCGATGCTTGGTACGCTGGATCACGGTCAGGTGTTCGACCTGTTGCACGCCTTGATCGAAGGTGATGCCAGGGCCATGCTCGAGGCCGTTCGCCATCTGGCCGAGCAGGGCCCGGACTGGAATGGCGTGCTGTCCGAGATCCTCAACGTCTTCCATCGCGTGGCCATTGCCCAGGCGCTGCCCGAAGGCGTCGATAATGGTCACGGCGACCGCGATCGCGTCTTGGCCCTGGCCAAGGCATTGCCTGCCGAAGATGTGCAATTTTATTACCAGATGGGCCTGATTGGCCGGCGCGATTTGCCGCTGGCGCCAGATCCGCGTGGTGGCTTTGAAATGGTCCTGCTGCGAATGCTGGCCTTCCGCCCGGCAGACACCGGCAACGCGCCGAGTCAGCCGCTAAAGCCAGTGGGGATCAGCCAGGCCACAGTTGATTCCGCCCCAACCGTGGCGGCCATGTCCCCTGTCGAGCCAGTGCCGGCCGCGCCGGCACCGGTGGCAGTGCAACCGGTACCGCCTGTGGTCGAAGCGGTTGCCGAGCCTGTGCAGGCGCCCAAGGCTCCGTCAGTGGCGGAAAAGGACTTGCCCTGGAACGAGCCGGCTGCCCCGGTGATTGAGCTCAAGGTTGCGCCCGAGTCGGTGCTGGACACTATTGGCGAGCCTCCTGAGTTGCCGCCGATGCCGCTGCCGACGCCGGACAGTGTGGTGCCGGATGCGCCGGAGTGGATCGCGGCGCCGCTTCCAGAGCCGACCGTCGAGCAGGTGGACGCAGCGGTGTCGGGCATGGATCGTGACGACGAGCCGCCCCTGGACGAAGACTACATTGAGCCGGACATGGATTCGGCGGCCTACAGCTACCTCGACGAGCTGGCCAGTGAGCATGCCAGCGAGCCTGCGCCTGCGCCCGAACCGCTGCCTGCGGCGATGCCGGCGACCGGTCTGGCCCTTGAATGGCTGGAGATGTTCCCCAAATTACCGGTGTCGGGCATGACCGCCAGCATTGGCGCCAACTGCACGCTGATTGCAGTTGACGGTGATGACTGGCTGTTGCATCTGGACCCGGCCCACAGCGCGTTGTTCAACCTGACCCAGCAGCGTCGACTCAACGATGCACTGAACCAGTTCACTCAGCGTACACTCAAAGTCACGATTGAGCTGGTCAAGCCGGAGCAGGAAACCCCGGCCCAGGCGGCTTCGCGTTTTCGCGCAGAGCGCCAGCGTCTGGCCGAAGAGTCGATCCATGCCGACCCGGTGGTCCGGCAGATGGTCGAGCAGTTCGGTGCGGCCGTACGCGAAGATACGATTCAACCTTTAGAGGTGGCTCAGGCTCAAGTGTCGTAACGCCAGAGCAGAAACTTACAGCCCGCAGTCGTTTTGATTGCGGGTGCATTGTCCAAATAACGTTTGAGGTGATTCCCATGATGAAAGGTGGCATGGCCGGCCTGATGAAGCAGGCGCAGCAGATGCAGGAAAAAATGGCCAAGATGCAGGAAGAGCTGGCCAATGCTGAAGTCACCGGCAAGGCGGGTGGCGATATGGTCACTGTGGTCATGACCGGCCGTCATGACGTCAAGCGGGTGAGCATTGACCCGACTTTGCTGGAAGGTGTGAGCGAAGACGACCGCGAAGTGCTGGAAGACCTGTTCGCCGCAGCGGTCAACGACGCCGTGCGCAAGATCGAAGCCAACAGCCAGGACAAAATGTCTGGTG
Proteins encoded in this window:
- the dnaX gene encoding DNA polymerase III subunit gamma/tau, with protein sequence MSYQVLARKWRPRSFREMVGQTHVLKALINALDSQRLHHAYLFTGTRGVGKTTIARIIAKCLNCETGITSTPCGECSVCREIDEGRFVDLIEIDAASRTKVEDTRELLDNVQYAPSRGRFKVYLIDEVHMLSSHSFNALLKTLEEPPPYVKFILATTDPQKLPATILSRCLQFSLKNMTPERVVEHLTHVLSVENVPFEDDALWLLGRAADGSMRDAMSLTDQAIAFGEGKVLAGDVRAMLGTLDHGQVFDLLHALIEGDARAMLEAVRHLAEQGPDWNGVLSEILNVFHRVAIAQALPEGVDNGHGDRDRVLALAKALPAEDVQFYYQMGLIGRRDLPLAPDPRGGFEMVLLRMLAFRPADTGNAPSQPLKPVGISQATVDSAPTVAAMSPVEPVPAAPAPVAVQPVPPVVEAVAEPVQAPKAPSVAEKDLPWNEPAAPVIELKVAPESVLDTIGEPPELPPMPLPTPDSVVPDAPEWIAAPLPEPTVEQVDAAVSGMDRDDEPPLDEDYIEPDMDSAAYSYLDELASEHASEPAPAPEPLPAAMPATGLALEWLEMFPKLPVSGMTASIGANCTLIAVDGDDWLLHLDPAHSALFNLTQQRRLNDALNQFTQRTLKVTIELVKPEQETPAQAASRFRAERQRLAEESIHADPVVRQMVEQFGAAVREDTIQPLEVAQAQVS
- a CDS encoding YbaB/EbfC family nucleoid-associated protein; translation: MMKGGMAGLMKQAQQMQEKMAKMQEELANAEVTGKAGGDMVTVVMTGRHDVKRVSIDPTLLEGVSEDDREVLEDLFAAAVNDAVRKIEANSQDKMSGVTAGMQLPPGMKMPF